One segment of Clostridium ljungdahlii DSM 13528 DNA contains the following:
- a CDS encoding glutamate synthase subunit beta: MGKITGFKEYKRENPKERPVEERIKDYKEVYYKLPKDKLNVQAARCMNCGTPFCNWGCPLENLIPDWNDFVYKNEWHKAFERLSLTNTFPEFTGRICPALCEGSCTLGVNREPVSVRQLELNIIEKAFEEGWIKPNPPKVRTGKRVAIVGSGPSGLSTAAELNSVGHTVTVFERADEVGGLLRYGIPDFKLEKHVVDRRVNIMKEEGIIFKTNINVGVNYDVNELLGNFDAVVLTGGSTIPRDLKVEGRELKGTYFAVDFLRQQNKRVSGKKITEEEINAKGKIVVVIGGGDTGSDCIGTSIRQGAKKVYQYEVMPKPPENRDKTMPWPVFPKTLKTTTSHEEGCIREWCINTKKLVGEKGVLKSLKGVKVKWEDNNGKRQMVEVPGTEFEQPVDLILLAMGFLHPQHEGLLDSLGVEYDARGNVVTDVNYMTAKEGVFAAGDMRRGQSLVVWSLNDGRRVAKNVDKYLMGETSLRG, translated from the coding sequence ATGGGAAAAATAACTGGTTTTAAAGAATATAAAAGAGAAAATCCAAAAGAACGTCCGGTAGAGGAAAGAATCAAAGATTATAAGGAAGTATACTATAAACTTCCTAAGGATAAATTGAATGTACAGGCAGCAAGATGCATGAATTGTGGAACTCCTTTTTGTAATTGGGGATGTCCTCTTGAAAATCTAATTCCGGATTGGAATGATTTTGTATATAAGAATGAATGGCACAAGGCGTTTGAAAGACTTTCATTAACTAACACTTTCCCTGAATTTACAGGAAGAATATGTCCTGCTCTCTGTGAAGGCTCTTGTACACTTGGAGTAAATAGAGAACCTGTTTCTGTAAGGCAGCTAGAACTTAATATAATCGAAAAGGCTTTTGAAGAAGGATGGATAAAACCTAATCCACCAAAAGTTAGAACTGGAAAAAGGGTAGCTATAGTAGGTTCAGGACCATCTGGACTTTCAACTGCTGCAGAGCTCAATTCTGTAGGTCATACTGTTACTGTTTTTGAAAGAGCAGATGAAGTTGGTGGACTTTTAAGATATGGTATTCCTGATTTTAAACTTGAAAAACATGTAGTTGACAGAAGAGTAAATATTATGAAAGAAGAAGGAATAATATTTAAAACAAACATAAATGTAGGAGTAAATTACGATGTAAATGAACTTTTAGGTAATTTTGATGCTGTTGTTTTAACAGGAGGTTCTACTATTCCAAGAGACCTTAAAGTGGAAGGAAGAGAACTTAAAGGCACTTATTTTGCAGTAGATTTTCTAAGGCAGCAAAATAAAAGAGTTTCTGGTAAGAAAATTACAGAAGAAGAGATAAATGCCAAAGGAAAGATAGTCGTTGTTATCGGTGGAGGAGATACAGGTTCCGATTGTATTGGTACTTCTATAAGGCAGGGAGCTAAAAAGGTTTATCAATATGAGGTTATGCCAAAGCCACCTGAAAATCGTGATAAAACAATGCCGTGGCCTGTTTTCCCAAAAACTTTGAAAACTACTACTTCCCATGAAGAGGGATGTATACGTGAATGGTGTATAAACACCAAAAAGCTTGTAGGAGAAAAAGGTGTATTGAAATCACTTAAAGGTGTAAAGGTTAAGTGGGAAGATAACAATGGTAAGAGACAAATGGTAGAAGTACCAGGTACAGAATTTGAACAACCAGTTGATTTGATACTTTTAGCTATGGGATTTTTGCATCCTCAGCATGAAGGATTGCTTGACAGCCTAGGTGTAGAATATGATGCTAGAGGTAATGTGGTAACGGATGTGAATTATATGACTGCAAAAGAAGGGGTATTTGCAGCAGGAGATATGAGACGTGGACAATCTCTTGTAGTTTGGTCACTAAATGATGGTAGAAGAGTGGCAAAGAATGTTGATAAATATTTAATGGGAGAAACATCTCTCAGAGGATAA
- the pepV gene encoding dipeptidase PepV, protein MELNKKVDEMKKELIKATQEVVRIKSTLDEEKPGMPFGEGPAKALEKALEIAAELGFHTYKEEEGYYGYAEYGEGEDYVAVLGHMDVVPEGDNWIYPPYGAEIHEDKIFGRGTLDDKGATMAALFGLKAIKDLKMPLSKKVRVIFGTNEETGSSEMHVYNKKEKAPVSGFTPDAMYPLINAEKGIRRFHVAKKLTSCNCGIAIKSLKGGIRPNMVPDKCETVISIKNTEDMVKAVKEFADKKGYNMKTEIVNGDVVLHTFGVGAHGSMPELGKNAVMQTFDFLGTIAKGSCPLADYINFFNKYVGFETEGTSLGIACEDKPSGKLSLNVGVAEINEETADLWLDMRYPVTKKGEEIMDTLSKKFAECGAKIERVEADEPLYFAEDSELVKTLLKVYNDETGQEGKAYGIGGGTYAKELPNIIGFGPIFPGKPDLDHQANEYIEIGDLVMNAKIYAHAIYELAK, encoded by the coding sequence ATGGAACTTAACAAAAAAGTTGATGAAATGAAAAAAGAGTTGATTAAGGCAACTCAAGAGGTAGTTAGAATTAAAAGTACTCTAGATGAAGAAAAGCCAGGTATGCCTTTTGGTGAAGGCCCAGCAAAAGCACTTGAAAAGGCTCTTGAAATTGCAGCTGAACTTGGATTTCATACATATAAAGAAGAAGAAGGATATTACGGATATGCAGAATACGGTGAAGGGGAAGATTATGTAGCAGTTCTGGGACATATGGATGTAGTGCCAGAAGGAGATAATTGGATTTATCCACCTTATGGAGCAGAAATACATGAAGATAAGATTTTTGGCAGAGGTACATTGGATGATAAAGGAGCAACAATGGCAGCACTCTTTGGATTAAAGGCTATAAAGGATCTTAAAATGCCGCTTTCAAAAAAAGTAAGGGTTATTTTTGGAACAAATGAAGAGACGGGAAGCTCTGAAATGCATGTTTATAATAAGAAAGAAAAGGCTCCAGTATCTGGATTTACACCAGATGCCATGTATCCACTTATAAATGCTGAAAAGGGTATAAGAAGATTTCATGTTGCTAAAAAATTGACTTCTTGCAATTGTGGAATTGCAATTAAATCATTAAAAGGTGGAATAAGACCTAACATGGTTCCTGATAAATGTGAAACTGTAATATCTATAAAAAATACAGAAGATATGGTTAAAGCAGTAAAGGAATTTGCAGATAAAAAGGGATATAATATGAAAACTGAAATTGTAAATGGAGATGTAGTTTTACACACATTTGGAGTAGGAGCTCATGGAAGTATGCCTGAATTGGGTAAAAATGCTGTAATGCAGACTTTTGACTTTTTAGGAACTATTGCAAAAGGATCTTGTCCTCTTGCAGACTATATAAATTTCTTTAATAAATATGTTGGATTTGAAACAGAAGGTACTTCACTTGGAATAGCCTGTGAGGATAAACCATCAGGAAAATTATCATTAAATGTAGGGGTTGCTGAAATCAATGAAGAGACGGCTGATTTGTGGTTAGATATGAGATATCCTGTTACAAAGAAAGGTGAAGAAATCATGGATACCCTTTCTAAGAAATTTGCAGAGTGTGGTGCCAAAATAGAAAGAGTAGAAGCTGATGAACCTCTTTATTTCGCAGAAGATAGTGAGTTAGTTAAAACTCTTCTTAAAGTTTATAATGATGAGACTGGCCAGGAGGGAAAAGCTTATGGAATAGGCGGAGGAACTTATGCTAAGGAGCTTCCGAATATAATTGGATTTGGACCAATATTCCCTGGAAAACCAGACCTTGATCATCAGGCTAATGAATATATTGAAATTGGGGATCTAGTAATGAATGCTAAAATATATGCCCATGCAATATATGAACTTGCAAAATAA
- the rlmH gene encoding 23S rRNA (pseudouridine(1915)-N(3))-methyltransferase RlmH — protein MNLTIITVGKLKEKYLKDAVEEYSKRLSRYCKINIVEVQDEKTPENASKKDEDIIREKEGARISKYINDSMYVVAMDLKGNTMTSEQFSDFIGNLGLQGRSNIAFIIGGSLGISREILQRADYKLCFSKMTFPHQLFRVMLLEQIYRGFKIMKGEPYHK, from the coding sequence ATGAATCTAACAATAATTACTGTAGGAAAATTGAAAGAAAAGTACCTAAAAGATGCAGTAGAGGAGTATTCGAAAAGACTGTCTAGGTATTGCAAAATCAATATAGTGGAAGTTCAGGATGAAAAGACTCCAGAAAATGCTTCTAAAAAGGATGAAGATATTATAAGGGAAAAAGAAGGAGCAAGAATATCAAAGTATATAAATGATAGTATGTATGTAGTGGCAATGGATCTAAAGGGAAATACTATGACTTCTGAGCAGTTTTCTGATTTTATTGGAAATTTAGGACTTCAGGGCAGGAGCAATATTGCTTTTATAATAGGTGGTTCTCTAGGTATTTCCAGGGAAATTTTACAAAGAGCTGATTACAAGCTGTGTTTTTCCAAGATGACTTTTCCACATCAGCTCTTTAGGGTAATGCTTTTGGAGCAGATATACAGGGGATTTAAGATAATGAAAGGTGAACCTTACCACAAATGA
- a CDS encoding YdcF family protein, producing the protein MDANVFIILLKYMAISVLFFIIIVLVVINLYPLLFYKSPETKLKRDRYDVIIILGFPALQDGKPSPIMRERVIKAVELFNKGYANNIICSGGGVYNKYIEADIMANFAESLGIPNSCLIREDKSRNTYQNIQNSIKIMEDKKWSSAMIVTSPWHLRRSNYFLSKFNITYQMEKSDYPREFSYIYIIAMYMWENYVMIKTKIKRH; encoded by the coding sequence ATGGATGCTAATGTTTTTATTATTTTATTAAAGTATATGGCAATAAGTGTTTTGTTTTTTATTATCATAGTCCTTGTAGTAATCAATTTATATCCACTTTTATTTTATAAGTCTCCTGAAACAAAATTGAAAAGGGATAGATATGATGTGATAATTATTTTAGGATTTCCTGCATTACAGGACGGGAAACCTTCCCCTATAATGAGAGAGAGAGTTATAAAAGCAGTTGAATTATTTAATAAGGGATACGCTAATAACATTATATGTTCGGGTGGAGGAGTTTATAATAAATATATTGAAGCAGATATTATGGCTAATTTCGCAGAATCATTAGGTATTCCCAATAGTTGTTTGATTAGAGAGGATAAATCAAGAAACACATATCAAAATATACAAAATTCAATAAAGATAATGGAAGATAAAAAATGGTCATCAGCAATGATAGTAACTTCTCCCTGGCATTTAAGACGTTCTAACTATTTTTTATCAAAATTCAATATTACATATCAAATGGAGAAGTCTGACTATCCAAGAGAATTCTCTTATATTTATATTATTGCTATGTATATGTGGGAAAATTATGTAATGATCAAAACTAAAATAAAAAGGCACTAA
- a CDS encoding MarR family transcriptional regulator, translating to MEEIILYYNITSKEEILRGEINMDIVDEIIFLLKKLQENNEVTIPNIKNKLTFSQIHCIAAIEYIEDANITKLAQELGMTTGAITKMCRKLLNEGYVSKYQKEGNNKEIYYDLTELGLDVSRVHKKVHEKSYNKKKDIIAQYNNEEKVAILRFLNDMNSIIKDTFSEVIENYTRSDD from the coding sequence ATGGAAGAAATAATATTATATTATAATATTACTTCCAAGGAAGAAATATTGAGGGGGGAAATTAATATGGATATTGTTGATGAGATCATATTTTTACTAAAAAAATTGCAAGAGAATAATGAGGTAACTATTCCTAATATTAAAAATAAACTTACTTTTTCACAAATTCATTGCATTGCGGCTATAGAATATATCGAAGATGCAAATATAACTAAGTTAGCACAAGAACTAGGAATGACAACAGGTGCTATAACTAAAATGTGCAGAAAGCTATTAAACGAAGGCTATGTTTCGAAATATCAAAAAGAAGGAAATAATAAAGAAATATATTATGATTTAACTGAATTGGGGTTAGATGTATCCAGGGTTCATAAAAAAGTTCATGAAAAATCATATAATAAGAAAAAAGACATTATAGCTCAATATAATAATGAGGAGAAAGTTGCTATATTAAGGTTTTTAAATGACATGAATTCAATAATAAAAGATACATTTTCAGAAGTTATAGAAAATTATACTAGAAGTGATGATTAA
- a CDS encoding methyltransferase family protein encodes MSNINIVSYIWSIFWIYWILAAIKTRSNVKKESSGQMKIERSVHVILVIIAYVITFFQFKNTFLWNRIIPNYGYAQYIGITILVLSLLFAIWARIVLGRNWSGAIQKVEGQRLVCSGPYKYIRNPIYTAMVCGFFGTFITFGSLTSFIGFCIILITYIIKINREQRFLIIEFGDEYEKYIKRSWALIPYIF; translated from the coding sequence ATGAGTAATATTAATATAGTTAGTTATATTTGGAGTATATTTTGGATTTATTGGATATTAGCAGCGATAAAAACTAGATCCAATGTAAAAAAAGAATCAAGTGGTCAAATGAAAATAGAAAGATCAGTACATGTAATATTAGTAATAATTGCTTATGTCATTACCTTTTTTCAATTTAAAAATACATTCTTATGGAATAGAATAATACCTAATTATGGATATGCTCAATATATAGGAATTACAATTTTAGTCTTGTCTCTTTTATTTGCAATATGGGCGAGAATAGTATTAGGAAGAAATTGGAGTGGAGCGATTCAAAAAGTAGAGGGGCAAAGATTAGTTTGTAGTGGACCGTATAAATATATAAGAAATCCTATTTATACAGCAATGGTATGTGGATTTTTTGGAACTTTTATTACATTTGGAAGTTTAACTTCTTTTATAGGATTTTGTATCATTCTAATTACTTATATTATAAAAATAAATAGAGAACAAAGATTTTTAATAATAGAATTTGGTGACGAATATGAGAAATATATAAAAAGATCATGGGCGTTAATTCCTTATATATTCTAA
- a CDS encoding AraC family transcriptional regulator, producing MNVNVEMIPSYKIAYIRRTGPYGSENIQIMEQLKSWAREKNLFNESSIILGIAQDNPQFTEPKDCRYDTCLVVSDEFKVDNKYIKFGKTIGGKYCVFKINHTVDAVKKAWTEIFSELSKRNYKFDYRRPILERYAMQMINKHYCEICTPIL from the coding sequence ATGAATGTTAATGTTGAAATGATACCATCATATAAAATTGCTTATATACGAAGAACGGGTCCTTATGGTTCAGAAAACATTCAAATAATGGAACAATTAAAAAGTTGGGCTAGAGAAAAAAATTTATTTAATGAAAGTTCAATCATATTAGGAATAGCCCAAGATAACCCTCAATTCACAGAACCTAAAGATTGCCGTTATGATACATGTTTAGTTGTTTCGGATGAATTTAAAGTAGATAATAAGTATATTAAATTTGGAAAAACTATTGGTGGTAAATATTGCGTATTTAAAATAAATCATACAGTAGATGCTGTGAAAAAAGCATGGACGGAGATATTTTCAGAGTTATCAAAAAGAAATTATAAATTTGATTACAGAAGACCTATTCTTGAACGTTATGCTATGCAGATGATAAATAAGCATTATTGCGAAATTTGCACACCAATATTATAG